The sequence TCCACCCGCTCCGGAGACGGCTCCAGGTGTCCGAAGTACAGCCGGCAGCCCTGAGGGTTACTGACAGTCAGAGAGCCCATTGGCCGGCCGCGGTACTGGAACTTCAGGTCGAGATCCGTTACTATGGCAACACAGAGAGGACATTTATTATCACGATAAACTTCAGGTCCAGATCCGTTACTATGGCAACACAGAGAGGACATTTATTATCACGATAAACTTCAGGTCCAGATCCGTTAGTACAGCACAGACGTGTTGTCACTAAATAATTATACAACTGAGTTATATAACTAGTCTTCATCAGTTCAGTCAATAAGTGAACACGTCagtaattattatttatcaaaaagaaTTTAAAGACAATTTTGATTTGATctcaaaaataaatgcaaatctCATCAGATTTAGTAAAAATATATGAACCTGATGCTGTGGTCTGAACAACAGGTGTGTCCAGGTGAAGTTTCAGAAAATCTTTCAATAACACATATTCAACAGTATCAATAAATATTCTATCACCTGTTTACCTGAGAACACCTCAGGAGCCACTTGGTGTCAGTCAGGTGACTGAAGGTGAGAAGTTTGGGCAGGTAGCTCTTCTGATGTAGCTAAGCTAGCAGTCTATGCCTGCTTCCAgcctttgtgctaagctaggctcAAGTCACATGACGAGAAGGAACCGGTCTGTTTAGGATCAAGACTAGAACTGTGGACTCCTGAAGGCCAGGGGcgaaaggtcagaggtcacactcACGTGGGATGCTGCTCAGGAGGTCGTACTTGCAGGACTGGTTCTGGACCCCAATCGTGCCGGCCTCCATCGGGGCCAAGGCAGTCGGGGGGGGCAAGGAGTTCAGGTCTTGGACGAAGCTCCCCTGATCCACCATCTGGCCCTGAGGCTGGAAGTCCTGCtgagggaggtcagaggtcatgggGAGGTCAGGGGTCATGGGGTGTAGCGGTACGGGGATGACGTGTGGAGGTCCGAAGGTCCCGTTGGTGGAAGTGAACTGGCTCATGTCACTGTGAGCCGGgaaggaggtgaaggagtcacTGATCCTGGGGTCTGACAACACATTACATCATCAGATTACATCATTAACCActgtgtttccatggtgacacTGAACTACACCTGTTACTCACTGATCGTGAGGTCCATCAGATTCGGCATCTGAAAAGGAAGAATCAGTGACGTCAGAAATACACGAAGAGACTTTAAACTTTAATTCCCACCTcgtcttaataataataataataataatgatagtaatgtaataataattatgaaacATTAAGAGACTTTGTGTtcttaaactttatttctcacCTCATCTTCATCGTCTTCAGCAGcttctgaaacacaaacagaagttTGAGTCATTTCTTCTGAATcaaatctgtttctgtttagTTACAACAACAGAGTCCACATCTGATTCTTCACACGACTCCATGTATGTTTGATAAAACTCAACCGTTAAACGTATGTTAAGTCTGCTGCAGGCGTCTGCTACATCTAAGAGAAAACATTCAGATCCCGCCTTAAACACGCTGATAGATCAGCTCCAaactctattttcttttttattaagcACCAAAACTAAACTATCATCCTCACAGCTTGAGTGTGAAGCTTGAAGACGTGATGAGAATCGCTTTATGAGTCACGTTGGACGAGAAAATAACTGGTTTGTACGACATCAGAAGTGTTCATAGTTGCTCTGATCGGTGGAGCGAGACGTCGTTTAAATACAccgaaataaaataaaaataaacaccaaacatgaaaacagaaaaataatgacaccaaagaaaaaaacaataaaatgaatgaatcagaCAGTGtcatatgtttatatatattatctaatacagtgatgatgatgatgatgttcttCCTCTACATGTGAGTTTCAACTAAAGAGCAACTTGACTGACGTGTTTCATCTTCAGGTTTTAATAAAGTTCCTGATGAAGGCCAAAGAGCGTCTTCACTCAGGTGAACGTCCTCACCTGCGTTGGGGGGCTGATCACAGACCTCGTAGATCTTGTACGGTTGGACCGGAGTCTCCTTCGTTCCGTCGTACTTCAGCTGAAACTCTCGGCTCTTGTTGAGGGCACAGCGAAGGTTCGCTTTCCACTTGGCAGGGTCGGGCTCGTCCACACCTTCCTGATATTTACCTGTTTCCAGAGCCCACGCCTGCAggacacaacagacacaacagacacaacaatcaacacaaacacaacagacacaacaatcaacacaaacacaacagacacaacaatcaacacagacacaacaatcaacacaaacacaacagacacaacaatcaacacagacacaacagacacaacaatcaacacaaacacaacagacacaacaatcaacacaaacacaacagacacaacaatcaacacagacacaacagacacaacaatcaacacagacacaacagacacaacaatcaacacagacacaacaatcaacacagacacaacagacacaacaatcaacacagacacaacagacacaacaatcaacacagacacaacaatcaacacagacacaacaatcaacacaaacacaacagacacaacaatcaacacagacacaacagacacaacaatcaacacagacacaacagacacaacaatcaacacaaacacaacagacacaacaatcaacacagacacaacaatcaacacagacacaacagacacaacaatcaacacagacacaacagacacaacaatcaacacagacacaacaatcaacacagacacaacaatcaacacagacacaacagacacaacaatcaacacaaacacaacaatcaacacagacacaacagacacaacaatcaacacaaacacaacagacacaacagacaacagacaaCATAGACAAACAGTTACTATATTTAACTTCTAGTCCAGGTCTGCAGGAAACacagtaaagtttattttactaaaaagtaaataataaataaataaacactggATTATATATATccagtgtttatttatttattattatatatagtcgtatataattataattactATTTAACCCAACAGAACTAGGACATCAGGTCCTCCTGGAGGTCTAAAGAATAAATTAcaatgattaataaataattaattcatctGAAGTAACATtctctcacttcctgtttactttCTAACTTTGGCGATTTTCACCTTCATTCAGCTCCAAACGTCACTTTTCAGACTTTATGAGTCTGATTGAGCTCAGATATCAAAcgtgtcagaaacacacactgaatatTAGCGTTAAAATTCACACGGCTGCACTTTAACAGTGAAACTAATGAAAGCAGAAGCAGCGaaagaggaagtgacatcatgaGCAGGATCTGTGAAACCAGGAAATGAAACAGGCGTgttcttctgtcttttattgATCGTATGTTTAACGACTGGATACTGATGATGTGTGACACATAGAATATTTACCACAGAGATGTCACAATGATATTTAACACTGACTCAATGTCCACTTACTACCTTTTTCTGGAGTGTTCAACCACATCGTATGGCCTTCATCAGTGAACTAATTCTCAATCTAATTTTAGAGTAAGAaggttgtttttgtctgtttttaatgttaaactGATGAATCGAACTTGTTCTGACTGAGATCAGCTGATATGAATTTTATCAACTGATCAAATATtcaatgaaggaaaataaatctGCTGATCTAAATGTTTACAAAGAAGATCTGTTACAGTCTCAGGGTCAGGGTTTAAGACTCGGGGTTTAAGACTCAGGGTTTAAGGTTTGGGGTTTAAGACTCAGGGTTTAAGGTTCGGGGTTTAAGGTTTGTGGTTTAAGGCTCGGGGTTTAAGGTTCGGGGTTTAAGGTTCGGGGTTTAAGACTCAGGGTTTAAGGTTCAGGGTTTAAGGCTCGGGGTTTAAGACTCGGGGTTTAAGACTCGGGGTTTAAGGTTTGGGGTTTAAGGCTCGGGGTTTAAGGTTCGGGGTTTAAGGTTCGGGGTTTAAGACTCAGGGTTTAAGACTCAGGGTTTAAGGTTCGGGGTTTAAGACTCGGGGTTTAAGACTCGGGGTTTAAGACTCAGGGTTTAAGGTTTGGGGTTTAAGGTTCGGGGTTTAAGACTCGGGGTTTAAGACTCGGGGTTTAAGACTCAGGGTTTAAGACTCGGGGTTTAAGACTCGGGGTTTAAGACTCGGGGTTTAAGACTCGGGGTTTAAGACTCAGGGTTTAAGACTCGGGGTTTAAGACTCGGGGTTTAAGACTCAGGGTTTAAGACTCAGGGTTTAAGACTCAGGGTTTAAGGTTCGGGGTTTAAGACTCGGGGTTTAAGACTCGGGGTTTAAGACTCGGGGTTTAAGACTCGGGGTTTAAGGTTTGGGGTTTAAGGCTCGGGGTTTAAGGTTCGGGGTTTAAGACTCAGGGTTTAAGGTTCGGGGTTTAAGGCTCGGGGTTTAAGACTCGGGGTTTGAGACTCAGGGTTTAAGGTTCGGGGTTTAAGACTCAGGGTTTAAGGTTTGGGGTTTAAGGTTTGGGGTTTAAGGTTCGGGGTTTAAGACTCAGGGTTTAAGACTCGGGGTTTAAGACTCAGGGTTTAAGGTTTGGGGTTTAAGGTTCGGGGTTTAAGACTCAGGGTTTAAGACTCAGGGTTTAAGGTTCGAGGTTTAAGACTCGGGGTTTAAGACTCAGGGTTTAAGACTCGGGGTTTAAGGTTCGGGGTTTAAGACTCAGGGTTTAAGACTCAGGGTTTAAGACTCAGGGTTTAAGGTTCGGGGTTTAAGACTCAGGGTTTAAGGTTCGGGGTTTAAGGCTCGGGGTCTAAGGCTCGGGGTTTAAGGCTCAGGGTTTAAGGTTCGGGGTTTAAGGTTCGGGGTTTAAGGTTCGGGGTCTAAGGCTCGGGGTCTAAGGCTCGGGGTTTAAGGCTCGGGGTTTAAGACTCGGGGTTTAAGGTTCGGGGTTTAAGGTTCGGGGTCTAAGGCTCAGGGTTTAAGGCTCGGGGTTTAAGACTCGGGGTTTAAGGCTCGGGGTTTAAGGTTCGGGGTTTAAGGCTCAGGGTTTAAGGTTCGGGGTTTAAGGTTCGGGGTTTAAGGTTCGGGGTTTAAGGTTCGGGGTTTAAGGTTCGGGGTTTAGGATCAGGGTTTAAGGTTCGGGGTTTAAGGCTCGGGGTTTAAGACTCGGGGTTTAAGACTCGGGGTTTAAGGTTTGGGGTTTAAGGTTCAGGGTTTAAGGTTCGGGGTTTAAGGCTCGGGGTTTAAGACTCGGGGTTTAAGGTTCGGGGTTTAAGGCTCGGGGTTTAAGGTTCGGGGTTTAAGGCTCAGGGTTTAAGGCTCGGGGTTTAAGGTTCGGGGTTTAAGGCTCAGGGTTTAAGGCTCGGGGTTTAAGGTTCGGGGTTTAAGGCTCGGGGTTTAAGGCTCAGGGTTTAGGATCAGGTTTCAGGGTTTGATCAGACCTTGAAGATGGTGTTTTCCTCCTCGGACGTTGGCGTGTGGCGTGTTGCGTGTTTCCAGGGGATCTGGAAGAGTCGCTGGTCTGAATTGAGCCACTGTAGACCAGGATACCTGCTGCTGTTCACCTGAGCCAGCAGCCAGGGTTTCAGACGGATCCTCCGGGGCTGGACGCTCATACTGGGACCACTGCAAGGACATGATGACATCTGAGatcacttttacacacacacacacacacgcacgcacgcgtgtacacatacacgcacccacaaacacacacacgtgtgtacacacatacacactcagcaGTTTctccataaattctacttttacattttcaggtTTTGTTGACGTCAGAAAGGTGAAAATTCAGCTTCATGTTGATTGTtgcaaaatatcagaaacatttCCAATATAATGCACCTCAGTTCACCAGCAGCacgctgcctgtgtgtgtgcgtgtgtgcgtgtgtgtgtatgtgcgcgtgtgtgtgtaaaaacgCCGCCATTTGTCATTTAATATTTGTGGCTCCACTTGGTTCCAGTAGAGGCTCTGCCATTCATTGgcctgttgtcatggtgacaaggttttatttaattaaatttactgtgatcagctgatctgaaACAGTTCGTTAAAGTTGCCTGTTTGTCTGAtttacatgtttcatatttataagttaatttatataaatattccAGTTTCATCACACAGAGGGCGAAGCTTTTCCACTCAAGCAGCTTCCTGAGCTcttaaagatattattattattattattattattattattattattattattattactatcatCATTGCATTACCTGAACACAGGTGAGTTTAATAAACAGTTTTATGTTTATCAGCATCACGGATGTTTACAGAGTCTCTGATAACAAACATCAGCACTGAACGTGACTTCAGGTTCTCTGAACGTTTCCTCAGTAAAACCGAGTCAGTAAGTTTGTTCCTTAAAGTTTTGGGAAGTCAGCGAGTCAGTCATGGGACCAGATCTCGCATCAGACCACGTCAGACCACATCAGACCAGAACAACTGAGGTGTTTTTCACCAGTGTACCTGAGATTTCAGGGATTTTGACGATGGACCGACCTGATCCTGACCCTGATCTTGATCCTTATCCTGATCCTGATCCCCGTCCAGGTTTGGGTCCTGGTCCCGCCGGTGACTCCGCTCGCGCGTGGTAAAAAGTGGTAATTCGGTAACAACGGTGACGTCAACAAACAAGCAAACGAAGCGCTAACGGCTGGACAAACAGACGACCGCCGACACGAGCACAGACTGAAGTGACAGGAACTCGGAGCTCAGAGCCGAAATGAGCCGACGAGACCCGAGTCAAGTCTGACACAATAAGAACATCCACTTCCTGTCAGAcattcacacagagacaaaataaaagcttCTTCCCTCCTCGTGTTAAAAGTAATATTAATCTACACATTTATTATATGATCCCTCATTTATTATATAATCCCTCATTTATTATATAATCCCTCATTTATTATATGATCCCTCATTTATTATATGATCCCTCCTCGTGTTAcagtaatattaatattctgGTTGAAGTATTTGAGCCACACAGTTACAGAAActattagaaaaaaacatttcaaatatctgacactaaaattatttattctattttctatatgtttgattttattcaatCATATTTCactttacaataataataatacgaTAATAATTCAGTTCTATTTTCAGATTAAAAATCTTCATTTATTGTGTTTCTCAGAAATCATAATGAGCAGATCTTCGCGAGGATCTGGAATCTTATTGGCTGTGTGTGATGTCAGAAGTCAACAGGTGACCAATCACAGCTGCTGTTAGTTTGGCAGTGAAGTTCAGTGTACATCTGCAGATTGACCTGTGTAGGCTCTTATTGTGAAGGTGTAGCAGGTAGTTTCCGGTCTGTTACAGGTTATTGACAGTGTGACGCACGGACCTGCTGTTCAAGTTCCTCCCTTACTCCTTCCGCTTCAggttgtttcattttcagtcaaaaacaggaaataatcacactttaaataactttaacctgagctagcattagctttaaCTAACTTTAGCTAACctgagctaacattagcttcaACTAACTTAAACTAA is a genomic window of Thunnus albacares chromosome 23, fThuAlb1.1, whole genome shotgun sequence containing:
- the irf5 gene encoding interferon regulatory factor 5 isoform X1 codes for the protein MSVQPRRIRLKPWLLAQVNSSRYPGLQWLNSDQRLFQIPWKHATRHTPTSEEENTIFKAWALETGKYQEGVDEPDPAKWKANLRCALNKSREFQLKYDGTKETPVQPYKIYEVCDQPPNAEAAEDDEDEMPNLMDLTINPRISDSFTSFPAHSDMSQFTSTNGTFGPPHVIPVPLHPMTPDLPMTSDLPQQDFQPQGQMVDQGSFVQDLNSLPPPTALAPMEAGTIGVQNQSCKYDLLSSIPLTDLDLKFQYRGRPMGSLTVSNPQGCRLYFGHLEPSPERVELFGPITLQQVRFPGTAEIQNQKQRFYTEALLDVMDRGLILEIWEQDIYAVRLCQCKVFWSGPGILEQGPPNPMEREKKIKVFSLNDFLQGLILFQRGEAPNPPPFEIYFCFGEDWPDKKPKEKKLIIVQVVPVVARILTEMFSGELNWSTDSIRLQISNPDVKDQTVEQFKELQRLLQSQNIQGPWTPNGPSTGL
- the irf5 gene encoding interferon regulatory factor 5 isoform X2, with the protein product MSVQPRRIRLKPWLLAQVNSSRYPGLQWLNSDQRLFQIPWKHATRHTPTSEEENTIFKAWALETGKYQEGVDEPDPAKWKANLRCALNKSREFQLKYDGTKETPVQPYKIYEVCDQPPNAAAEDDEDEMPNLMDLTINPRISDSFTSFPAHSDMSQFTSTNGTFGPPHVIPVPLHPMTPDLPMTSDLPQQDFQPQGQMVDQGSFVQDLNSLPPPTALAPMEAGTIGVQNQSCKYDLLSSIPLTDLDLKFQYRGRPMGSLTVSNPQGCRLYFGHLEPSPERVELFGPITLQQVRFPGTAEIQNQKQRFYTEALLDVMDRGLILEIWEQDIYAVRLCQCKVFWSGPGILEQGPPNPMEREKKIKVFSLNDFLQGLILFQRGEAPNPPPFEIYFCFGEDWPDKKPKEKKLIIVQVVPVVARILTEMFSGELNWSTDSIRLQISNPDVKDQTVEQFKELQRLLQSQNIQGPWTPNGPSTGL